One region of Candidatus Zixiibacteriota bacterium genomic DNA includes:
- a CDS encoding ATP-binding protein encodes MNNSGVNKKDKTALEEMESLFQKVQTAHPRLQNNTTGKFKNDDLEALLEVSQAINSTLVLDDILQTVMKKAVSLLRAERGFLMLLDDKGELQFKTAHNITNESLNKEDFRISMSIANKVATTGESIYTSDALKDERFSKQKSILELKLKSIMCVPLKSKEKIIGILYLDNSSKNNVFLQSDLYVFELFAGQAAIAIENAKLYENLLALKIYNENVVSRTPIGLIVVDNNLWITIANQASKEIFKRTGWKEDLSDLSFSQVSILDLVPEEEKNKWKKICYQVLYTGQPYEEAKSFHKFKEEELVLSLKVSPLENVENRIMGLILVVEDITDKVLLEKRLIQSEKLVAAGEMSASIGHELNNYLTIILNNAELLPLHLKKGEIEKVSSNAKAILESVNTMKRFTDGLMDFSRLETKVEKYDLKNLIEDLLFSLKPQTKFSQIKFNPNFDPELPMLELDAGQIQQVFLNLLNNAAESIKEKPEGKGEIWISSEYKPEEKKIWVKIEDNGTGIPAENLSKIFEPHFTTKKEGHGLGLVTCQKIIKNHKGEIKVESQLGEGTSFLISFPLSSS; translated from the coding sequence ATGAACAACTCTGGGGTTAACAAAAAGGACAAAACTGCCTTGGAGGAAATGGAAAGCCTCTTTCAGAAAGTCCAGACCGCACACCCCCGTTTACAAAATAACACTACTGGAAAATTTAAAAATGACGATTTAGAAGCCCTCTTAGAGGTCAGCCAGGCGATCAACTCTACTTTGGTCCTGGATGATATCCTGCAGACAGTGATGAAAAAAGCTGTCTCTTTGCTAAGAGCAGAAAGAGGTTTCCTGATGCTCTTGGATGATAAGGGAGAGTTGCAGTTCAAGACCGCGCATAATATAACCAACGAATCCTTGAATAAAGAGGATTTCAGAATCAGTATGTCGATTGCCAATAAAGTGGCTACCACTGGAGAATCGATTTACACCAGCGACGCCTTAAAGGACGAGAGGTTCTCCAAGCAAAAAAGCATCCTGGAGCTTAAGTTAAAATCGATAATGTGCGTTCCCCTGAAAAGTAAGGAGAAGATCATCGGGATTTTGTATCTGGACAACTCCTCTAAAAACAATGTATTTTTACAGAGCGACCTTTATGTTTTTGAGCTTTTTGCCGGGCAGGCTGCCATTGCCATTGAGAATGCCAAATTATACGAGAACCTCTTAGCCCTGAAAATATATAACGAAAACGTGGTCAGCCGTACCCCGATTGGCTTGATCGTGGTTGATAATAATCTCTGGATTACTATCGCCAACCAAGCTTCTAAGGAGATCTTCAAGAGGACCGGCTGGAAAGAGGACCTCTCAGACCTTTCCTTTAGCCAGGTCTCCATTTTAGATTTAGTGCCTGAAGAGGAGAAGAACAAATGGAAGAAGATCTGTTATCAGGTACTCTATACTGGCCAACCCTATGAGGAGGCAAAATCCTTCCACAAGTTCAAAGAGGAGGAACTGGTCTTATCCCTGAAGGTCAGTCCTTTGGAGAATGTTGAAAATCGGATAATGGGCTTGATCCTGGTAGTGGAGGACATCACCGATAAGGTGCTTTTAGAGAAAAGGCTTATCCAGTCCGAGAAACTGGTGGCTGCCGGGGAGATGTCAGCTTCCATAGGGCATGAGTTAAATAACTACCTTACCATAATCCTGAACAATGCTGAGCTTTTACCTTTACACTTGAAAAAAGGAGAGATCGAAAAAGTCTCCTCCAATGCCAAGGCTATCCTGGAAAGTGTCAACACTATGAAGCGCTTCACCGACGGGCTGATGGATTTTTCCAGGCTGGAAACTAAGGTGGAGAAATATGACCTGAAAAACCTGATCGAGGACCTGCTCTTCTCCTTAAAACCGCAGACCAAGTTCTCCCAGATAAAGTTCAACCCCAACTTTGACCCGGAGTTACCTATGCTGGAATTAGATGCAGGCCAGATTCAGCAGGTCTTCTTGAACCTGCTGAACAATGCGGCTGAATCCATAAAAGAAAAACCAGAAGGAAAAGGGGAGATTTGGATCTCCAGTGAATACAAGCCTGAAGAGAAAAAAATCTGGGTGAAAATAGAGGACAACGGCACGGGGATCCCGGCGGAGAACTTAAGTAAGATCTTTGAGCCGCATTTCACCACCAAAAAAGAAGGTCACGGCTTGGGGCTGGTGACCTGTCAGAAGATCATAAAGAACCATAAAGGGGAAATAAAGGTGGAAAGCCAGTTAGGGGAAGGAACCTCTTTCTTGATCAGCTTTCCTTTAAGCTCTTCTTAA